Proteins co-encoded in one Brassica rapa cultivar Chiifu-401-42 chromosome A02, CAAS_Brap_v3.01, whole genome shotgun sequence genomic window:
- the LOC103852405 gene encoding p21-activated protein kinase-interacting protein 1-like translates to MSIIAGSYERFIWGFKLKPTKHDPDTHTLTLSPLFSYPSHLSSITTVACSGPAAASGGSDDTIHLYDLPSASSLGSLLDHNHTASITALSFYTPSSLSFPRNLISAAADGSVAIFDTDPFVLLKSFRPHKKAVNDLSIHPSGKLALAVYRDECFAMLNLVRGKRSFCCRLGHEASLVKFDPSGERFFMVVNSKVGVHQSEDAKLLLELDNGSRKPILCASPGDSGTLFTAGEDRAITAWDTNSGKLAYAIQDAHPARIKGVVTLTRNDSESASEDPYLVASASSDGIIRVWDMRMAAKENAKPLAETNTKSRLTCLAGSALKSMRRPQNGNQKAQQLEEGANSA, encoded by the exons ATGAGCATCATCGCAGGCTCCTACGAGAGATTCATATGGGGTTTCAAGCTCAAACCCACAAAGCACGACCCCGACACCCACACCCTCACCCTCTCCCCTCTCTTCTCCTACCCTTCCCACCTCTCCTCCATCACCACCGTCGCTTGCTCCGGCCCCGCCGCGGCTTCCGGCGGCTCCGACGACACCATCCACCTCTACGACCTCCCTTCCGCCTCCTCCCTCGGCTCCCTCCTCGACCACAACCACACCGCCTCCATCACCGCCCTCTCCTTCTACACCCCCTCCTCCCTCTCCTTCCCTCGCAACCTCATCTCCGCCGCCGCTGACGGCTCCGTCGCCATCTTCGACACCGACCCTTTCGTCCTCCTCAAGTCCTTTCGTCCTCACAAGAAGGCCGTCAACGATCTCTCGATTCATCCCTCTGGGAAGCTCGCGTTGGCGGTGTACCGTGACGAGTGCTTTGCGATGTTGAATCTGGTGAGGGGGAAGAGGAGTTTTTGTTGCAGGCTGGGGCACGAGGCGAGTCTTGTCAAGTTTGATCCGAGTGGGGAGAGGTTTTTCATGGTGGTTAATAGTAAAGTTGGTGTTCATCAGTCTGAGGATGCTAAGCTTCTTCTCGAGCTCGATAATGGTAGCCGCAAGCCTATACTCTGTGCTTCTCCTGGAGAT AGTGGGACTCTGTTTACAGCTGGTGAGGATCGGGCAATAACAGCTTGGGATACGAATAGCGGGAAGCTTGCTTATGCCATACAAGATGCTCACCCAGCTCGTATCAAGGGTGTGGTGACGCTTACCAGGAATGACAGCGAAAGTGCATCAGAAGATCCGTACTTGGTTGCTTCTGCATCTTCTGATGGGATCATACGTGTTTGGGACATGCGAATGGCTGCTAAAGAGAATGCAAAACCATTAGCTGAGACAAATACTAAGTCAAGGCTTACATGTCTTGCTGGATCAGCTCTCAAAT CTATGAGACGGCCACAGAATGGAAATCAAAAAGCTCAGCAGCTAGAAGAAGGGGCGAACTCAGCATGA
- the LOC108870900 gene encoding putative defensin-like protein 148, with protein MGKSFLPSFTILAIFSILLLGVECSLINKCFNIIHADRCEVKECESACSKRYQQRFMRSFCNISNGGRMKGRAQCACEWQVIKGSCKM; from the exons ATGGGGAAATCCTTTCTACCTTCATTTACTATTCTTGCCATCTTCTCAATCCTTCTCTTAG GAGTGGAATGTAGTCTTATAAATAAATGTTTCAATATTATACACGCTGACCGTTGCGAAGTAAAAGAGTGTGAATCTGCATGTTCGAAGAGATATCAACAAAGATTCATGAGATCTTTTTGCAATATTTCAAATGGTGGTCGCATGAAAGGACGTGCGCAATGTGCATGCGAATGGCAAGTCATAAAGGGATCTTGCAAAATGTAG
- the LOC103852404 gene encoding uncharacterized protein LOC103852404, translated as MKSMGKNPRGELWEIMIDVNVDGNLGIYIMAQNTSQDSAWDDTNRNIQCVRRESFISTLEGSLKIFSESRRPQVHQEVLTVRDQLERSRIVELRCEETEPEIHDEEQDRQTYK; from the exons ATGAAATCGATGGGGAAGAATCCAAGGGGAGAACTTTGGGAAATTATGATCGATGTCAACGTTGATGGCAATTTAGGCATCTATATAATGGCTCAAAACACCTCTCAG GACTCAGCATGGGATGATACTAATAGAAATATTCAGTGTGTTCGAAGGGAAAGTTTCATCTCGACACTTGag GGAAGCTTGAAGATCTTC TCAGAGAGTAGGCGTCCACAGGTGCATCAGGAGGTGCTGACGGTGAGAGATCAGCTGGAGAGATCCAGGATTGTCGAGTTGAGGTGCGAGGAGACGGAACCAGAGATTCACGACGAAGAACAAGATAGACAAACTTACAAGTGA
- the LOC103852403 gene encoding F-box/kelch-repeat protein At1g67480, translating into MEAVVSGKKRMVNLDLSSRLLSEPLIPGLSDDVAKLCLALVPRSSLPSMGRVCKKWRYVVQSKEFITVRRLAGMPEEWLYVLTMDAGGKESHWEVMDCLGHKLSSLPPMPGPVKTGFKVVVVDGKLLVIAGCAMISGSHVASSDVYQFDTCLNSWSRLADLKEARYDFACAEVNGLVYVVGGHGGDGESLSSAEVYDPETGVWTFIQSLRRPRWGCFASGFNGKLYVMGGRSNFTIGNSKLVDVYNPQCGSWCGRKNGVTMVTAHVEVGKKLFCMEWKNQRKMYVFNAEDDTWEVVALPLSGSSSAGFQFGKLNGKLLLFSSQEETGHSTLLYDPEAAPGRQWKTSEIKLSGSCVCSVTIIA; encoded by the exons ATGGAGGCTGTTGTTAGTGGGAAGAAAAGGATGGTAAATCTTGATCTAAGCTCACGGTTGTTGTCTGAGCCTTTGATCCCTGGGTTGTCTGATGATGTGGCCAAGCTGTGTCTGGCGCTGGTGCCGCGTTCTAGCTTACCTTCCATGGGACGTGTCTGTAAGAAATGGAGGTATGTCGTTCAGAGCAAAGAGTTTATTACTGTGAGAAGACTCGCCGGTATGCCTGAGGAGTGGCTCTATGTCTTAACCATGGATGCTGGAGGGAAAGAGAGTCACTGGGAGGTGATGGACTGTCTGGGACATAAGCTATCATCTCTTCCACCAATGCCTGGTCCTGTAAAGACAGGGTTTAAGGTGGTTGTTGTTGATGGGAAACTTCTTGTTATTGCTGGTTGTGCTATGATCAGTGGCTCTCATGTTGCATCTTCTGATGTTTACCAGTTTGATACTTGCCTCAACAG CTGGAGCAGACTAGCTGACCTGAAGGAGGCTCGCTATGACTTTGCTTGCGCCGAGGTGAATGGACTTGTTTATGTGGTGGGAGGTCACGGTGGAGATGGTGAGAGTCTGTCTAGTGCAGAGGTTTACGATCCAGAGACAGGGGTTTGGACTTTCATACAGTCTCTGAGGCGTCCGAGATGGGGATGTTTCGCTAGCGGCTTCAACGGGAAGCTCTATGTGATGGGTGGGAGATCCAACTTCACCATTGGTAACTCAAAACTTGTTGATGTGTACAACCCTCAGTGTGGCTCCTGGTGTGGCAGAAAAAACGGTGTAACT ATGGTCACAGCTCATGTTGAAGTAGGAAAGAAGCTCTTCTGTATGGAGTGGAAGAACCAGAGGAAGATGTATGTCTTCAATGCAGAAGATGATACTTGGGAAGTTGTGGCTCTTCCGCTGTCAGGAAGCTCGAGCGCCGGGTTTCAGTTTGGTAAGCTGAATGGGAAGCTTCTGCTTTTTTCATCTCAAGAAGAGACTGGTCACAGCACTTTGCTGTATGACCCGGAAGCTGCACCAGGCAGGCAGTGGAAAACATCTGAGATAAAACTGTCTGGTTCCTGCGTGTGCAGCGTCACAATCATAGCCTGA
- the LOC103852402 gene encoding 60S ribosomal protein L17-2, whose protein sequence is MVKYSQEPDNQTKSCKARGSDLRVHFKNTRETAHAIRKLPLLKAKRYLEDVIAHKQAIPFTRFCRGVGRTAQAKNRHSNGQGRWPAKSAQFVLDLLKNAESNAEVKGLDVDALFISHIQVNQAAKQRRRTYRAHGRINPYMSNPCHIELILSEKEESVKKEPETQLAAKSKKSAA, encoded by the exons ATG GTGAAGTACTCTCAAGAACCCGACAATCAGACCAAGT CTTGCAAGGCTAGAGGATCCGACCTTAGGGTTCACTTCAAG AACACCCGTGAAACAGCGCACGCCATCAGGAAGCTACCATTGCTCAAGGCGAAGAGGTACCTTGAAGATGTGATAGCTCACAAGCAAGCCATTCCCTTCACCCGTTTCTGCAGAGGTGTTGGAAGGACTGCCCAAGCTAAGAACAGGCACTCTAACGGTCAAGGACGTTGGCCCGCGAAATCTGCTCAGTTCGTTCTTGATCTGCTTAAGAACGCTGAGAGCAATGCTGAGGTGAAAGGTTTGGATGTGGATGCCCTCTTCATATCACACATCCAAGTGAACCAGGCTGCAAAGCAAAGGAGAAGGACTTACCGTGCCCACGGAAGAATCAATC CTTACATGTCAAACCCATGCCACATTGAGTTGATTTTGTCTGAGAAAGAAGAGTCTGTCAAGAAAGAG CCAGAGACGCAGTTGGCAGCCAAGTCTAAGAAATCAGCAGCTTAa
- the LOC103852401 gene encoding probable arabinosyltransferase ARAD1: MYGKTICIIVFFVFLIASYSIYMGTVDPTPYFTQLQSLPRGISSSPCNSSTISPQPLRVFMYDLPRKFNIAMMDPHISDVEPISAKNLPPWPQTSGIKRQHSVEYWLMASLLHNGEGEREAVRVFDPESADAFYVPFFSSLSFNTHGKNMTDPDTEFDRLLQVDLMEYLENSNYWQRSGGRDHVIPMTHPNAFRFLRQQVNASILIVADFGRYPKEMARLDKDVVSPYVHVVESFREDGVSVGVGDGDDDSTPDPFEARGTLLYFRGNTVRKAEGRIRLKLEKLLAGNSDVHYEKSVATTQNIKVSTEGMRSSKFCLHPAGDTPSSCRLFDAIVSHCIPVIISDKIELPFEDEIDYSEFSVFYSVKEALEPGFILDNLRQFPKEKWLKMWANLKNVSHHFEFQYPPKREDAVNMLWRQVKHKIPNVKLAVHRNRRLKVPDWWL, encoded by the exons ATGTACGGCAAAACCATATGCATCAtcgtcttcttcgtcttcctcatTGCCTCCTACTCCATCTACATGGGCACCGTCGATCCAACCCCTTACTTCACCCAGCTCCAGTCCCTCCCCCGCGGCATCTCCTCCTCTCCCTGTAACTCCTCCACCATCTCCCCACAACCTCTCCGCGTCTTCATGTACGACCTCCCTCGAAAATTCAACATCGCGATGATGGATCCTCACATCTCAGACGTCGAGCCAATCTCCGCCAAGAACCTCCCTCCCTGGCCCCAGACCTCCGGGATCAAGCGCCAGCACAGCGTCGAGTACTGGCTCATGGCCTCCCTTCTCCACAACGgcgagggagagagagaggcggtTAGGGTTTTTGATCCGGAATCGGCGGATGCCTTCTACGTCcctttcttctcttccttgaGCTTCAACACTCACggcaagaacatgaccgatccgGATACGGAGTTTGACCGGCTATTGCAG gtTGACTTAATGGAGTATCTTGAGAATTCTAACTACTGGCAACGCTCAGGTGGGAGAGACCACGTGATTCCCATGACGCATCCTAATGCCTTTAGATTCTTGAGGCAGCAAGTGAACGCGTCGATTCTTATTGTTGCTGACTTTGGGCGTTACCCGAAGGAGATGGCACGGTTAGATAAAGATGTGGTTTCTCCGTATGTGCATGTTGTTGAGTCCTTTAGAGAGGATGGTGTTAGTGTTGGTGTTGGTGATGGGGATGATGATAGTACTCCGGATCCCTTCGAGGCTCGGGGCACGCTTCTTTACTTCCGTGGGAATACTGTTAGGAAGGCTGAAGGTAGAATCCGTCTCAAGCTGGAGAAGTTGTTGGCTGGTAACTCTGATGTTCATTATGAGAAGAGTGTAGCAACAACACAAAACATCAAAGTG TCTACGGAAGGGATGAGATCATCGAAGTTCTGTCTGCATCCAGCTGGAGACACTCCGTCATCATGCCGACTATTTGATGCCATTGTCAGCCACTGCATCCCGGTCATCATAAGCGACAAGATCGAGCTGCCGTTCGAAGATGAGATAGACTACTCGGAGTTCTCAGTGTTCTACTCTGTAAAAGAGGCGCTTGAACCAGGCTTCATCCTCGACAATTTACGGCAGTTTCCCAAGGAGAAATGGTTGAAGATGTGGGCAAACTTGAAGAACGTTTCTCATCACTTCGAGTTTCAGTACCCGCCCAAGAGAGAAGACGCGGTTAACATGTTGTGGAGACAGGTGAAACACAAGATACCGAATGTCAAGCTCGCTGTACATAGAAACAGGAGGTTGAAAGTCCCTGATTGGTGGCTCTGA
- the LOC103852498 gene encoding F-box/kelch-repeat protein At4g38940 produces the protein MVEHWLGPPVGSVWHLLDRPVQAESDPFVLGEGLIQAVPKEGRAMREAGFTEQRSPPSLGSGRITDQSHSGPHGLRVYRDATIQQSLLFQSTLVASSDIYTIRSLLGCTEHFLYVVLYNRDHKDYRLYTLCRKANGKHSRLALIPWLPAVPRRGRFVAVGSKIYVFGVINDNYDNMTSTAYSIDCRSHTVQPLPSMPHLFRFETVADIIDDKIYVIGRNYLKEITVVVVVFNTKTQMWEPGMTILDKPVGSVIGIRYGCVVMANKIYGMDFVYDPNETKWETPDETLSSKKWYHACFIDDVMYYYDLVENKLIAYDSKKRCWKAVEGLEELLAVIRVRKLFKTLRYGERLLFLFSIEETIGVAEEICCAEISMERRQGGQIFGKVEWFDRDLITGNFDVIKPLDVML, from the exons ATGGTGGAACACTGGCTCGGCCCACCGGTCGGTTCTGTATGGCATCTTCTGGACCGCCCAGTCCAAGCCGAGAGTGATCCGTTTGTGTTAGGCGAAGGCTTGATTCAGGCGGTTCCTAAAGAGGGGAGGGCAATGCGTGAGGCTGGTTTCACAGAGCAGCGATCACCTCCCTCTCTCGGCAGTGGACGGATAACGGATCAAAGCCACTCAGGTCCACATGGCCTG CGCGTGTACCGAGATGCGACCATCCAACAGTCTCTCTTGTTTCAAAGCACACTTGTTGCGTCGTCTGATATATACACCATACGATCTTTGTTGGGATGCACCGAACATTTTCTCTATGTTGTTCTCTATAACCGGGACCACAAGGATTACCGTTTGTATACTCTCTGCCGGAAAGCTAACGGCAAACACAGCCGCTTGGCCCTTATCCCTTGGCTTCCCGCTGTGCCTCGACGTGGACGCTTTGTGGCAGTGGGTTCAAAGATATATGTGTTTGGTGTGATCAACGACAACTATGACAATATGACATCGACTGCGTACAGCATTGACTGTAGATCTCACACTGTGCAACCACTCCCGAGCATGCCGCATCTGTTCCGGTTTGAAACAGTAGCTGACATCATCGATGacaaaatatatgtaattgGACGTAATTACCTTAAAGAAATAACAGTGGTGGTGGTTGTTTTCAATACAAAAACACAGATGTGGGAGCCTGGGATGACAATTCTAGACAAGCCTGTAGGAAGTGTCATAGGGATCAGGTATGGTTGTGTGGTGATGGCTAATAAGATTTACGGGATGGATTTTGTATATGACCCAAATGAAACTAAATGGGAAACGCCCGACGAGACGCTGAGTTCGAAGAAGTGGTATCATGCGTGTTTCATTGATGATGTTATGTACTACTATGATTTGGTTGAGAACAAGTTGATAGCATATGATTCTAAGAAAAGGTGTTGGAAGGCAGTCGAAGGATTGGAAGAACTGTTGGCCGTGATAAGAGTTCGAAAGTTGTTTAAGACTCTGAGATACGGTGAGAGactgttgtttttgttttctatagaAGAAACCATTGGGGTAGCAGAAGAGATTTGTTGTGCAGAGATTTCAATGGAAAGACGCCAAGGAGGTCAGATTTTTGGAAAAGTTGAGTGGTTTGATCGTGATTTGATTACTGGAAATTTTGACGTTATAAAACCTCTAGATGTTATGCTTTGA